The following proteins are co-located in the Marispirochaeta aestuarii genome:
- a CDS encoding OadG family protein, producing the protein MIAQGLVLTVVGMTVVFLFLTLLVILMNVLSAVVIRYFPEPVVEVAESSGSKDAEIAAVIAAVKAYIS; encoded by the coding sequence GTGATTGCGCAAGGGTTAGTATTAACAGTTGTCGGCATGACGGTGGTGTTTCTGTTTTTAACACTCCTCGTCATTCTCATGAACGTTCTCTCGGCGGTTGTCATCCGCTACTTCCCCGAACCGGTGGTGGAAGTAGCTGAGTCTTCAGGTTCGAAGGACGCAGAGATTGCTGCGGTTATTGCCGCGGTAAAAGCTTATATCTCATAA
- a CDS encoding Hsp20/alpha crystallin family protein, producing MKDKIIIDLGQIMDDLFDATQNFGGAFKEGFRSHPGSPVFKWDDSVDYYPAYSYPPANIYFTADKSLVFEFALAGFNEKEISLEFKGDYMVLNAGLPEERRGDDEIKFLKRRLKFKEIADQKYYAPEDKFDRNAVKAIYRNGILTVSLPAREQAESHKEIKIEIVKEED from the coding sequence ATGAAAGACAAGATTATTATCGATCTTGGACAGATCATGGATGATCTGTTCGATGCGACCCAGAATTTCGGAGGTGCCTTCAAGGAAGGATTTCGCTCCCATCCGGGCAGCCCGGTTTTTAAATGGGACGACAGCGTGGATTACTATCCCGCCTATTCCTATCCGCCGGCGAACATCTATTTTACGGCCGACAAGAGCCTGGTATTCGAGTTCGCCCTGGCGGGTTTCAATGAAAAAGAGATCTCCCTTGAGTTCAAGGGCGATTACATGGTTCTCAATGCCGGACTGCCGGAAGAGCGCAGGGGAGACGATGAAATCAAGTTTCTGAAACGCAGGCTGAAATTCAAGGAGATTGCGGATCAGAAGTATTACGCGCCGGAGGATAAATTCGACAGGAATGCGGTCAAAGCGATCTACCGCAACGGAATTCTGACAGTAAGCCTTCCCGCCCGGGAGCAGGCTGAGAGTCACAAAGAGATCAAAATCGAAATAGTGAAAGAGGAAGACTGA
- a CDS encoding TIGR00282 family metallophosphoesterase, translating to MSVRIFCMGEIVGKAGVFCVKSLLKDFRKEKKIDLVVANGEGTTGGFGLGKNHSIYLHKLGIDVITGGECIYYKRDMVSHIRQAPYILRPANYPPGNPGRGWWVYQVGEYKVGVISLLGQSGFRRVHLSNPFSFLPAIVDKIRRETPIILLDFHAATTAEKYTMFHHADGQVSAIAGTHNKALSADECILPRGTGMICDTGRTGSIDSVGGLDIETEIGQFITQIPERSKEAWDGLEMQGVIFEINAEGRTTAVERVRIPCREVPDERKSES from the coding sequence TTGTCTGTACGAATTTTCTGCATGGGAGAGATCGTCGGCAAGGCCGGCGTTTTTTGTGTAAAATCACTGTTAAAGGATTTCCGGAAAGAGAAGAAGATCGATCTCGTGGTCGCTAACGGCGAAGGAACCACCGGGGGTTTCGGTCTCGGAAAGAATCACTCCATCTACCTTCACAAGCTGGGAATCGATGTGATTACCGGCGGCGAATGTATCTATTACAAGCGGGACATGGTTTCCCACATCCGCCAGGCTCCCTACATACTGCGGCCGGCCAATTATCCCCCGGGAAATCCGGGCCGGGGCTGGTGGGTATACCAGGTGGGAGAATACAAGGTGGGTGTTATATCCCTGCTGGGTCAGTCGGGATTCCGACGGGTGCATTTGAGCAACCCCTTCAGTTTTCTTCCCGCCATCGTGGACAAGATCCGCAGGGAAACGCCGATCATTCTGCTGGATTTCCATGCCGCCACCACGGCGGAAAAATATACCATGTTTCATCACGCCGACGGTCAGGTATCCGCCATCGCCGGAACCCACAACAAGGCGCTCAGTGCCGATGAGTGCATTCTGCCCAGGGGGACCGGCATGATCTGCGATACCGGGCGTACCGGAAGCATTGATTCCGTGGGCGGACTGGATATCGAGACGGAAATTGGGCAATTTATAACCCAGATCCCGGAACGCTCGAAGGAGGCCTGGGACGGACTTGAGATGCAGGGAGTGATCTTCGAAATCAACGCCGAGGGACGAACCACCGCGGTTGAGCGGGTCAGGATTCCCTGCAGGGAGGTTCCCGATGAACGAAAGAGTGAAAGTTAA
- a CDS encoding SoxR reducing system RseC family protein produces the protein MNERVKVKSIAGDRLICSCTTSACKSCSGNSFCNIKIREIEALKPGNVPVEVGDTVEIHLPPGKTIFAGFMVMILPLILFGVFFFLAGLALPESGEGLRVLAGVLGLVSGFGASWLYSKATNSRNLPEVVRVLGKTD, from the coding sequence ATGAACGAAAGAGTGAAAGTTAAGTCGATTGCCGGCGACAGGCTTATATGCAGCTGCACGACATCGGCCTGCAAATCCTGCAGCGGCAACAGCTTCTGCAATATAAAAATACGGGAGATAGAGGCTCTGAAGCCCGGGAATGTCCCGGTGGAGGTCGGGGATACCGTGGAGATACATCTTCCCCCGGGAAAGACCATCTTCGCGGGCTTCATGGTAATGATACTGCCCCTGATCCTCTTCGGAGTCTTTTTCTTCCTGGCAGGACTGGCCCTTCCGGAATCCGGTGAGGGCCTGCGCGTCCTTGCGGGGGTTCTTGGACTTGTTTCCGGCTTTGGGGCAAGCTGGCTCTATTCAAAGGCCACCAACAGCCGCAACCTGCCCGAAGTGGTCCGGGTCCTGGGAAAGACGGATTAG
- a CDS encoding protein-glutamate methylesterase/protein-glutamine glutaminase: protein MRNLISRIVDGAEGLTVVGKAMNGKFALQKIPLLKPDLILLDIEMPEMNGIEFLKERRRQGIKVPVVILSSLARRGAQITMEALNLGASDFIMKPSGSISEDIHVVGDQIVETVRAYGSQYRRQTGNVPLVPDSPVSASVMPRPAAPAPTLLREIREKRIDDFPAPRPRHERQLPAGIDLLAIGISTGGPNALRKVFAAMDRELPVPVVVVQHMPAGFTQEFARSLDRISGLEVKEAEEGDLLSPGRVLITPGNKHIRVEKRRLSGIVHLSDDEPVNGHRPSADVLFKSVAAEYGNRALAVIMTGMGRDGAREIGTIHRMGGVTLAQDEESCIVYGMPKVAVDHGYIDHIVKLQDMADTIGRLVRSPSYGG from the coding sequence ATGCGCAATCTGATTTCCCGTATTGTCGATGGAGCAGAAGGGCTGACGGTGGTGGGCAAGGCGATGAACGGAAAGTTCGCCCTCCAGAAGATACCCCTTCTGAAGCCCGACCTGATTCTGCTGGATATCGAGATGCCCGAGATGAACGGCATCGAGTTTCTCAAGGAGCGCCGCAGGCAGGGAATAAAGGTCCCGGTGGTAATCCTCTCGTCCCTGGCCCGCCGGGGAGCCCAGATTACCATGGAAGCCCTGAACCTGGGGGCTTCGGATTTTATCATGAAACCTTCGGGATCCATTTCCGAGGACATCCACGTGGTGGGCGATCAGATCGTGGAGACCGTGCGGGCCTACGGATCTCAGTATCGCCGGCAGACCGGGAACGTACCCCTGGTGCCGGACAGTCCCGTTTCCGCGTCGGTTATGCCCCGGCCTGCCGCACCTGCGCCGACTCTGCTGCGGGAGATCCGGGAAAAGCGGATAGACGATTTTCCGGCGCCCCGGCCGCGGCATGAACGGCAGCTTCCCGCGGGGATCGACCTTCTGGCCATCGGCATATCCACCGGCGGTCCCAACGCCCTGCGCAAGGTTTTCGCCGCCATGGACCGGGAGCTTCCGGTTCCGGTTGTCGTTGTACAGCACATGCCCGCGGGTTTTACCCAGGAGTTCGCCCGCAGTCTGGACAGGATCTCCGGCCTCGAGGTCAAGGAGGCGGAGGAGGGAGACCTTCTGAGTCCGGGACGCGTGCTGATTACCCCGGGCAACAAACATATCCGGGTGGAAAAACGCCGACTTTCCGGCATTGTCCACCTGAGCGACGACGAGCCGGTCAACGGACACCGGCCTTCCGCGGATGTTCTGTTCAAATCCGTGGCCGCCGAATACGGCAACCGCGCCCTGGCGGTTATCATGACCGGCATGGGACGGGACGGTGCCCGGGAGATCGGGACCATTCATCGTATGGGTGGAGTGACCCTGGCCCAGGATGAGGAGTCATGCATTGTCTACGGGATGCCCAAGGTTGCGGTCGATCACGGATATATCGATCACATCGTAAAACTGCAGGATATGGCGGATACCATCGGACGACTTGTGCGAAGCCCCTCCTACGGGGGCTGA
- a CDS encoding CheR family methyltransferase codes for MGTSFLNDQEFDQYRELIYNESGIHFSASNRSILESRLKERLRLTKVETPALYLKRIRENGDEMKVLLDSVTTNLTRFFRNTAHFQTLEYYVIPDLIRHKQDSGNKTLRIWSAGCSTGEEPYSLAMVCKDLLPAGFTVEIVASDLSLKSLMTAKEGLYPEPRLNGVPDKYVKRFFSPEGDGFRVNEEIKRLIKFDYHNLKFDSGQRNLDLVFCRNVIIYFDEPAQEAVIQKFWQAMNGHSYLFIGHSESLFGMKTGFEFLKTDWACIYRKFT; via the coding sequence ATGGGAACAAGCTTTTTAAACGATCAGGAGTTCGATCAGTACCGGGAACTGATATATAATGAGAGCGGGATCCACTTTTCCGCCTCCAATCGCTCTATTCTGGAGAGCCGGCTCAAGGAACGTCTCCGCCTTACCAAGGTCGAGACCCCGGCCCTCTATCTGAAACGGATACGGGAGAATGGTGACGAGATGAAGGTGCTGCTTGACTCGGTGACCACCAATCTGACCCGTTTTTTCAGAAATACTGCTCATTTTCAGACTCTGGAATACTACGTAATTCCCGATCTGATCCGCCACAAGCAGGACAGCGGGAATAAAACCCTGCGCATCTGGAGCGCCGGGTGTTCCACCGGGGAGGAACCCTATTCCCTGGCCATGGTCTGCAAGGACCTGCTCCCGGCAGGGTTCACCGTCGAAATCGTTGCCTCGGACCTGAGTCTCAAATCCCTGATGACCGCGAAGGAGGGCCTGTACCCCGAACCGCGGCTGAACGGGGTTCCGGACAAGTATGTAAAACGCTTTTTCAGTCCCGAGGGCGACGGTTTTCGCGTCAACGAGGAGATAAAGAGACTCATCAAATTTGATTATCACAACCTGAAGTTCGATTCGGGGCAGCGGAATCTCGATCTTGTTTTCTGCCGCAATGTGATTATCTATTTCGACGAGCCCGCCCAGGAGGCGGTCATACAGAAGTTCTGGCAGGCCATGAACGGCCATTCCTATCTGTTCATCGGCCATTCCGAATCCCTTTTCGGCATGAAGACGGGTTTTGAGTTTCTCAAGACCGACTGGGCCTGCATTTATCGTAAATTCACCTGA
- a CDS encoding bifunctional nuclease family protein gives MKHTITVAEVQGIALDRESQLPIVLLKTSHPGRIIPIPVGPSEASAIIVEVEKVHPPRPLTHDLIAELFHRHNFSLLYSEIRDRIEDTYTAFIHYRRHFRKHSMEVRPSDAIALALRMEAPIHINPLLLAEAEHSLDVFRHLHGDDILLLEPDYRDHAV, from the coding sequence ATGAAGCATACCATTACAGTCGCGGAAGTGCAGGGAATTGCTCTTGACCGGGAATCCCAGTTGCCAATCGTCCTGCTTAAAACCAGCCATCCCGGCCGGATTATTCCCATCCCCGTGGGACCCTCCGAGGCCAGCGCAATTATTGTGGAGGTTGAGAAGGTTCACCCTCCCCGGCCCCTGACCCACGACCTGATTGCGGAACTTTTTCATCGCCACAATTTTTCCCTGCTGTACAGCGAAATCCGCGACCGTATCGAGGATACCTACACCGCCTTTATTCATTATCGCCGGCATTTCCGGAAACACAGTATGGAGGTACGTCCCAGCGACGCCATAGCCCTCGCCCTGCGCATGGAAGCGCCCATCCATATAAACCCCCTGCTCCTGGCTGAGGCGGAACACTCCCTGGATGTCTTCCGTCATTTACACGGCGACGACATCCTGCTCCTGGAACCTGACTATAGAGACCACGCCGTTTAA
- a CDS encoding CTP synthase, which produces MKKYIFVTGGVCSSLGKGIAASSLGSLLECRGLRIRMIKIDPYINVDAGTMSPYQHGEVYVTDDGAETDLDLGNYARFTNSPLSREHSITTGQVYQSVITKEREGRYLGRTVQVIPHITDEIKQRIFRIGEAQDADVTLIEVGGTVGDIESIPFLEAARQFSHDVGKKNVVFIHLTLVPEVTGGEMKTKPTQHSVKQLLEIGIVPDILLCRSTKPLEESMRSKIALFTNVDDEAVISAHDAGSTIYEVPLNYHAEGLDDIAVAKLGIETRPIDLSEWEKVVNTIIGARHTERIALVGKYIDLHDTYKSVHEALYHGGIANTVKVDIIKIDAEELEKTEDLDSLMEGIHGILIPGGFGQRGITGMVKAARYARQNALPCFGICLGLQVMVIEYSRNVLEIEDADSSEFSPDGKNSVVSLLEEQVDVTHYGGTMRLGRSETRLKAGTMIRDIYGEETIFERHRHRYEVSNRFRPLLEEKGLIISGVTPDEALVESIQWPDHPWGIGVQYHPEFQSKPIKAHPLFTSFIAAADEVRGRG; this is translated from the coding sequence ATGAAGAAATACATATTCGTTACCGGCGGGGTCTGTTCAAGCCTCGGAAAGGGTATCGCCGCGTCTTCTCTGGGAAGCCTTCTGGAGTGTCGCGGTCTGCGCATTCGAATGATCAAGATAGATCCCTACATCAACGTCGATGCAGGGACCATGAGCCCCTATCAGCACGGCGAGGTCTACGTTACAGATGACGGCGCTGAAACAGACCTGGACCTGGGAAACTACGCCCGGTTCACCAACTCCCCCTTGAGCAGGGAACACTCCATAACTACCGGCCAGGTCTATCAGTCGGTAATTACCAAGGAGCGGGAGGGCCGCTACCTTGGCCGCACCGTCCAGGTCATTCCCCACATAACCGACGAAATCAAGCAGCGTATTTTCCGCATCGGGGAGGCCCAGGATGCGGACGTAACCCTCATCGAGGTGGGCGGAACCGTCGGCGACATCGAGAGCATCCCCTTTCTGGAGGCCGCCCGGCAGTTCAGCCACGACGTGGGCAAAAAGAACGTGGTTTTTATCCACCTCACCCTGGTACCCGAGGTAACCGGAGGGGAAATGAAGACCAAACCCACCCAGCATTCGGTCAAGCAGCTCCTTGAAATCGGAATCGTGCCGGACATCCTGCTCTGCCGCTCCACCAAGCCTCTTGAAGAGAGCATGCGCTCCAAGATCGCCCTCTTTACCAACGTGGACGACGAAGCGGTTATCTCCGCCCACGACGCGGGTTCCACCATCTACGAGGTTCCCCTGAACTACCACGCCGAAGGCCTGGACGACATCGCCGTGGCGAAGCTGGGAATCGAGACCCGGCCCATTGATCTTTCGGAATGGGAAAAGGTGGTGAACACGATTATCGGGGCCCGGCATACTGAGCGGATCGCCCTGGTGGGCAAGTATATCGACCTTCACGACACCTATAAATCGGTCCACGAGGCCCTCTACCACGGTGGAATCGCCAACACGGTCAAGGTGGATATCATCAAGATCGATGCGGAAGAGCTGGAAAAGACCGAGGACCTGGACTCCCTGATGGAAGGCATCCACGGCATCCTCATCCCCGGCGGATTCGGTCAGCGGGGAATAACCGGCATGGTAAAGGCCGCCCGGTACGCCCGGCAGAACGCCCTGCCCTGCTTCGGAATATGCCTGGGACTGCAGGTAATGGTCATCGAGTACTCACGGAACGTTCTGGAGATAGAGGACGCCGATTCATCGGAGTTTTCCCCGGACGGCAAGAACTCCGTGGTCAGCCTCCTGGAGGAACAGGTGGACGTGACCCACTACGGCGGAACCATGCGCCTGGGACGCAGCGAAACCAGGCTGAAGGCCGGAACCATGATCCGCGACATTTACGGGGAGGAGACCATCTTCGAACGCCACCGGCACCGTTACGAGGTATCGAACCGTTTCCGTCCCCTCCTCGAGGAAAAGGGATTAATCATAAGCGGGGTAACCCCGGACGAAGCCCTGGTGGAATCCATCCAGTGGCCGGACCATCCCTGGGGAATCGGGGTTCAGTACCACCCGGAATTCCAGTCAAAACCGATCAAAGCTCACCCCCTCTTTACCAGTTTTATTGCCGCCGCCGACGAGGTCCGGGGCAGAGGATGA
- the lptC gene encoding LPS export ABC transporter periplasmic protein LptC, producing the protein MTLRRLLHIAAAAAALGTGCSLEYQELAESLDDETPALRMSSVTVVTVEEGQEKFRVQADSLEDYENTFRRILRGAEFIEYDREGEVSTRGRADLVEFDTRTDNALLEGNISFTSEKDSATVSADYLEWIDGERRLAGRPEGEVYLERKNGTGIRGFGFSADFPSRIFRFSRGVSGRYVFDSDDGGEGSEP; encoded by the coding sequence ATGACCCTGCGCCGCCTCCTCCATATCGCCGCCGCCGCCGCGGCCCTTGGAACAGGGTGCAGCCTGGAGTATCAGGAACTGGCGGAGAGCCTGGACGACGAGACCCCTGCCCTGCGAATGAGCAGCGTCACAGTGGTCACCGTGGAGGAGGGACAGGAAAAGTTCCGCGTGCAGGCAGATTCCCTGGAGGATTACGAGAACACCTTCCGTCGGATCCTTCGGGGGGCCGAATTCATCGAGTATGACCGGGAAGGCGAAGTCAGTACCCGGGGCAGGGCCGATCTGGTTGAGTTCGACACCCGCACCGATAATGCCCTTCTCGAGGGCAATATCAGTTTTACCTCAGAGAAGGACAGCGCCACAGTGTCGGCTGATTACCTGGAGTGGATCGACGGGGAACGGCGCCTCGCCGGGCGCCCCGAGGGCGAGGTATACCTGGAACGAAAGAACGGCACCGGCATCAGGGGCTTCGGCTTCAGCGCGGACTTCCCGTCCCGGATTTTCCGCTTCAGCCGCGGAGTCTCCGGCCGCTACGTCTTTGATTCCGATGACGGCGGAGAGGGCAGCGAACCGTGA
- the lptB gene encoding LPS export ABC transporter ATP-binding protein, producing MSKLIVEGLAKSFGRKLAVKDVSFAMQNGEIVGLLGPNGAGKTTVFYMIVGFIKSGGGTILLDEEEITHLPMFKRARLGISYLPQEPSVFRKMSAEDNIRAILETRRDLDNQARSARLEELLEELGIAHVRRQKGYTLSGGERRRTEIARSLAAEPRFLLLDEPFAGIDPIAVHEIKRIIRSLASKGIGILITDHNVRDTLEITDRSYIINMGEILVSGGRTEILESETAREIYLGAEFRM from the coding sequence ATGAGCAAACTGATTGTGGAGGGGCTCGCGAAATCCTTCGGCAGGAAGCTTGCCGTAAAGGACGTCAGCTTCGCCATGCAGAACGGAGAGATTGTCGGTCTCCTTGGTCCCAACGGCGCGGGAAAAACCACCGTCTTTTACATGATCGTGGGATTCATAAAATCCGGGGGAGGAACGATTCTTCTGGATGAAGAAGAGATCACCCATCTTCCCATGTTCAAGCGGGCCCGGCTGGGCATATCCTATCTGCCCCAGGAGCCCTCGGTATTCAGGAAAATGAGCGCGGAAGACAACATCCGGGCCATTCTGGAAACCCGCCGGGACCTGGATAACCAGGCCCGATCGGCGAGGCTGGAGGAACTCCTGGAAGAACTGGGGATAGCCCACGTACGCCGGCAGAAGGGCTACACCCTCTCCGGGGGGGAACGACGACGCACGGAGATCGCCAGATCCCTGGCGGCGGAGCCCCGCTTTCTTCTGCTGGATGAACCCTTTGCAGGAATCGATCCCATAGCGGTGCATGAAATCAAGCGGATAATCCGCTCCCTGGCATCCAAGGGAATCGGTATTCTGATTACCGACCACAATGTGCGGGATACCCTGGAGATTACCGACCGCTCCTATATCATCAACATGGGAGAGATCCTGGTAAGCGGCGGCAGAACGGAAATTCTTGAAAGCGAAACCGCCAGGGAGATCTATCTGGGAGCGGAATTCCGGATGTAA
- the rpoN gene encoding RNA polymerase factor sigma-54: MQYQRPVLVQQQKLKMSPQLYQSIQMMALPIQELRQKIREELERNPALEIVSEKQALSIDENRPNTEDFDAFENSSDPGYNQSRDREAGDRKQKFLEGALSRSESLHDHLLWQWQLQPVDRDLYETGELLIQNLDHNGFHIEEPSTFLSPRQMERFQEAAERIRQLEPAGTCTANFKESLIVQARLSPAAPDRIEEVIEKHMELLERGRYQDVARKMHIDLEDVDEILEFLRTLNPFPGRLYSSDEVCFVVPDVMVVMLDGEYQPILNDEEVPVLGINDFYTQLLRENKARDQKEVRSFVRDHVKDAQWFIRSVTQRNQTLLRISKAVVEFQRDFFRRGPKYLKPLTLKDIAQAVDVHETTVSRIANSKYIQTEWGIFELKYFFTNSISGAGSTGSQFSKEGVKHRIREIIEEHSSSKRLSDQKIADILAERGIKIARRTVAKYRQELDILSSYDR; the protein is encoded by the coding sequence GTGCAGTATCAGAGACCAGTACTTGTTCAGCAGCAGAAACTCAAGATGAGTCCCCAGCTTTACCAGTCCATCCAGATGATGGCCCTGCCCATCCAGGAACTGCGTCAGAAGATCCGGGAGGAACTGGAACGGAATCCCGCCCTGGAGATTGTCTCGGAAAAGCAGGCCCTTTCCATCGACGAGAACAGGCCGAACACCGAGGACTTCGATGCCTTCGAGAACTCCTCGGATCCCGGATACAACCAGAGCCGAGACCGGGAAGCGGGGGACCGGAAGCAGAAATTCCTGGAGGGAGCCCTGTCCCGGAGCGAATCCCTCCATGACCACCTGCTATGGCAGTGGCAGCTGCAGCCCGTCGACCGGGATCTCTACGAAACCGGGGAGCTGTTGATTCAGAACCTGGACCATAACGGATTCCATATCGAGGAACCCTCCACGTTTCTTTCTCCCCGCCAGATGGAACGCTTCCAGGAGGCGGCGGAACGTATCCGGCAGCTTGAACCGGCCGGCACCTGTACAGCCAACTTCAAAGAGAGCCTCATCGTGCAGGCCAGGCTCTCTCCGGCCGCCCCGGACAGAATCGAGGAGGTCATCGAAAAGCACATGGAACTCCTGGAACGAGGGCGTTATCAGGATGTGGCCCGGAAAATGCATATAGACCTTGAGGATGTGGACGAGATTCTCGAGTTTTTACGGACCCTGAACCCCTTTCCCGGACGCCTGTACTCCTCCGATGAAGTCTGCTTTGTCGTTCCCGACGTGATGGTGGTGATGCTCGACGGTGAATACCAGCCGATCCTGAATGATGAAGAGGTTCCGGTCCTGGGCATCAACGATTTTTACACCCAGCTCCTCAGGGAGAACAAAGCCCGGGACCAGAAAGAGGTCCGCAGCTTTGTCCGGGACCATGTAAAGGACGCTCAGTGGTTTATCCGTTCCGTTACACAGCGCAACCAGACCCTTCTGCGCATATCCAAGGCGGTTGTCGAATTTCAGCGGGACTTTTTTCGCCGGGGGCCAAAATACCTGAAGCCCCTTACACTGAAGGATATTGCCCAGGCGGTGGATGTTCACGAAACAACTGTTTCCCGTATCGCAAATTCTAAGTATATTCAGACTGAATGGGGTATATTCGAACTGAAGTACTTCTTTACAAATTCCATATCCGGCGCCGGTTCAACGGGGTCGCAATTTTCGAAAGAGGGGGTAAAACACCGAATACGTGAGATTATCGAAGAGCACAGCAGCAGCAAACGGCTCTCGGACCAGAAAATCGCTGATATCCTCGCAGAGCGGGGAATCAAGATCGCCAGGAGGACGGTTGCCAAGTATCGTCAGGAGCTTGATATCCTCTCTTCCTACGATCGATAA
- the hpf gene encoding ribosome hibernation-promoting factor, HPF/YfiA family, with protein MHFELKGVHYHVSENTTDYIEKKMLRLESVKENLETLHITITKEKNLFKVEVNFHFSWGAPSHIRVDGHELWPAIDVLFDKLIVKIKKEKEKINSHH; from the coding sequence ATGCACTTTGAACTTAAAGGCGTCCACTATCATGTAAGCGAAAACACCACTGATTACATTGAGAAGAAGATGCTTCGCCTGGAATCGGTAAAGGAGAATCTGGAAACGCTCCATATTACCATCACCAAAGAGAAGAACCTGTTCAAAGTAGAGGTGAATTTTCACTTCAGCTGGGGAGCACCCTCCCATATCCGGGTGGACGGTCATGAACTCTGGCCTGCCATTGATGTGCTGTTCGATAAGCTTATTGTCAAGATAAAAAAAGAGAAGGAGAAGATTAACTCGCACCACTAG
- the hprK gene encoding HPr(Ser) kinase/phosphatase translates to MDKFTVLDLLDLELKEQNDLRLSCIGGRPGLEREIVVPDINRPGLALSGFFDNFGGQRVQLLGRGEYAYLQKLEGENNYDTIREFFTYSIPCCIFSHSLQPHPRFMELAEEAECPVLQTDLNSSEFATRLNRALGNIFAPTRIIHGVLVEVFGIGVLITGNSGVGKSETALELIERGHRLITDDSVEMKCVSGSIIIGSAANAVTGHHMEIRGLGIINISHLFGVGAIRDQKQVQLIVDLEEWDSSKVYDRLGTGDNITEILGVGIPTVTLPVKPGRNVPIIIETAAMNERLKKMGYYSAREFNQNILKWLESENARALYFQKKDIF, encoded by the coding sequence ATGGACAAGTTTACTGTACTGGATCTGCTTGATCTGGAATTAAAGGAACAGAACGATCTCCGCCTCAGCTGCATCGGCGGACGGCCCGGCCTTGAACGGGAAATTGTCGTCCCGGACATCAACAGGCCGGGTCTCGCCCTGAGCGGTTTTTTCGACAATTTCGGAGGACAGCGGGTCCAGCTTCTTGGCCGGGGAGAGTACGCCTACCTGCAGAAACTGGAAGGCGAAAACAACTACGATACAATCCGGGAGTTCTTCACCTATTCGATTCCCTGCTGTATCTTCTCCCATTCCCTCCAGCCCCATCCGCGTTTCATGGAGCTCGCCGAAGAAGCGGAATGTCCCGTCCTGCAGACCGACCTCAACTCCTCAGAATTCGCCACCAGGCTTAACCGGGCCCTGGGGAATATCTTTGCCCCCACCAGAATCATTCACGGAGTTCTGGTGGAGGTTTTCGGAATCGGCGTGCTGATTACCGGCAACTCCGGTGTGGGCAAGAGCGAAACCGCCCTGGAACTGATCGAGCGGGGTCACCGGCTGATAACCGATGATTCAGTGGAGATGAAGTGTGTGAGCGGCAGCATTATCATCGGCTCCGCCGCCAACGCCGTAACAGGGCATCACATGGAAATACGGGGTCTGGGGATAATTAATATTTCCCACCTCTTCGGGGTCGGGGCCATCAGGGATCAGAAGCAGGTGCAGCTCATCGTCGATCTTGAGGAGTGGGACTCAAGCAAGGTGTATGACCGCCTGGGAACCGGGGACAACATTACCGAAATCCTGGGTGTCGGTATTCCGACGGTCACCCTCCCGGTTAAACCGGGACGCAACGTACCGATTATCATAGAAACCGCCGCCATGAATGAGCGGTTGAAAAAAATGGGCTACTATTCCGCCAGGGAGTTCAACCAGAACATCCTCAAGTGGCTGGAAAGTGAGAACGCCCGGGCCCTCTATTTTCAGAAAAAAGATATCTTTTAG
- a CDS encoding HPr family phosphocarrier protein gives MVSKEVVIKNRAGIHARPAAMIVKTANEFDSQVYLEKDSTRINSKSIMGIITLGASFNTKLRVVAEGDDEEAAVEAIVHLFESRFEEE, from the coding sequence ATGGTTTCCAAAGAGGTTGTAATCAAGAACCGGGCGGGGATTCACGCCCGTCCGGCGGCGATGATTGTAAAGACGGCTAATGAATTTGACTCTCAGGTTTATCTGGAAAAGGACAGTACCCGGATAAACAGTAAATCCATAATGGGCATAATAACCCTGGGGGCCTCCTTCAACACAAAGCTGCGGGTCGTTGCCGAAGGTGATGATGAAGAGGCAGCGGTGGAAGCCATTGTCCATCTGTTCGAAAGTCGTTTTGAAGAAGAGTAA